TAGATGAGTACAACCAGCGAAGACCACATGAATCTTTGAATAATCTCACGCCACATGAGTGGACTACGCAACTTCAGGATATGAAAAAAATCCAAATAATCACTGTCACCTAAATGGGGTACTTACACTGTCTCTTTATATTGATTTATGATCTAATAGGTGGTTGCCATAAGTGACCTAAGGATTACCAACAGCGTCTATTGCCTATAGAACTATAGCTAAACCGTAAAGAAATAGGAGAATAGAAATTATTTTAATGATAATCCACAAGCAACCGCTCATTCCGCTTCCGATATATGCCCTATAAGAATCAGGCGATGATCTTCTTGCATAGAATTGTTTCCGACTCGCAAAAATAAAAGCCAGGAAACAAATCAACATAATTAAACCTCCAGCCCAGTATTGACTAATCATGGCAATAATAGTTTGGTGATGTAGATGTCCATTGAAATTAGCACTATATTTCTGAAACTTTGGAATGAAGCGAACTTTTTTCTAAAGTCATTTTCTGAATACCTATCAGTAATTTTTTACTACCTAATAGCAAATATACACTTCGGATGTCTTTGGAGGGAGATATTTGTATCATTCGCACAAACCATTACTCCTGCAATTGTTCGTCATTGATGGCAATAGCATGGAAAGTAAATTAATCCGCCACGGGTCTTTATTCTCGGGCATTGGCGGCTTTGATCTGGCTGCCAACTGGTGCGGCTGGGAGACAGCGTTTCATTGTGAAGTAGATGACTTCTGCAGGAAGGTGCTTCACTATTACTGGCCTCACGCTGTTGCTATCGGCAATATCGCAGATCATGACTGGAAGAAGTGGAGAGGCAAAGTCGATATCCTCTCGGGAGGTTGGCCCTGCCAGAAGTATTCAGTGGCAGGAAGTAGAATTGGATCTGAACCGCTCAAGGAGGTCCTGCTGGACGTTGTGGATGCAATCCGGCCGGCATGGGCGGTGCTTGAAAACGTTTTTGGCTTTATTACTGGAAAATTTGCCCAGGAACACGATCTGCTCTGCCAGCGACTGGAAGCCATGGGCTACGAAGTCCAGACGCTTTGTATTGATGCTGCAAGCTGTGGTGTACCAACGATGGAACGGCACGTCTGGATTGTTGCAGCGGCCACTGGCCAGCGACGTACACGGCGCTCTCAGCAATCGATACCGGACCTCACCGGAGCACCGTTCCTATTTCAAAGAGGTGATCCGGGAATGTTCGACAGATGGACGTTACCCGAAAATAGAGTTTGTGACCTGGGTGAAGGGATTCCCGATGGACTGGACATTGAAACCATTCAGGCGAAAGCCTGGCATACCCAAAGCTTAAAGGCCATAGGCAACGCGATTGTCCCTCAGATTGCCTATTACCTGTTTTCTGCAATAAATGAAACCATAAAGAAAAAATAGCTGGGATACAACATTCATCATTCAAGACTTCAGCATAAGCCTGCACCGAAACGTTTCCTTTTAAGGGACCTGAAAGCTTTAGGAATTGATCGCGCTGATATAATGGAACAGGCCACAAACTGATGACACTAATCCTTACCGCCGGCCCGAAAGACGGTCAATACGTCAAGCCGAAGAAGGAGATTGCAATAAAGCCCAACAAGAACAGGCAACAGAGGCCACGTCTTTAGATCACTCCTTAGTGCGCTCTGGTACTACAATTTCCGCTCCCATTATTTTATACGGGTAAATGTCTTGCCAATGGAAGAAAAGGATATCCACGATTTATTGAAATATCTTGCTGACCATGGATTTCAGGGCAAGGACCTGGAAGCAGCATTGATTGCAAGGATAAGATCAGGCCTTCCGGAATTCAGCATCGATCACCGGATCAATTTCAATTATCAGAAAGAATTGACGGTCAGTTACCGGCTCAACTTTAAAATGAACCACCAGGTCGGTGCGTACCTTTTTGATCGTAATCAGGCCAGCTGTATTACACCGCCTAAAATAGAAAATGAGCAATATGACGCGATTAACACCATTGAATTAGATTGGCAGATGTCCCAAGTCCACTGGGAACTTTACTTCAAAGGAGGCACAGTTACCGGCGCCGATAACCAAGGAATGGCCCAGCAATGTATTGAAAAGATCAACCTGCTGCTGCGAAGTAACGAGAACGATCAAATTGGTTTTGCCAGGATGATGATGTTTAAACACTGGCCAAAAGAGCAACTAGGCTCCGACTGGGTCAGCAGCTACAATGCCAGGTTTCAGCGGGAGCGGGACTTTTCCAACGAGGTGCATGCAAATCTTGCCTATCATCTTTTGACTGGTCAGCTGGATGCCCTATACGAGAAAGTCGTGGATACGGGCATGGACATGGTTTCCAGATATGATCTATATAATGCGCTTTCCGACCATCTGGAATCCAACTCCGATTCTTTCTCACTACACGCGGACTTTTTTCAGCAGGACTGCCAGGGCTCTGTCCAATTATTTATATTCAATTCCGGGAACGCCTACGAAGTCGGGCGGCAGAGCATCTCGCTGACAAGACACCCGGCAATTGATCATAAAGTCATTAATGGCATAGATACCGCTGCGTTGGAAACGGAAATGGCTGCTGTTAATTGGAAAAACGATCACGAACTTTTTATTTTCAGGGAAGATGATGTTCCTGACTTTAAGCCGAAAGCAGAAGCCATTTTCAAACAGATGAACTCCATTAAAGATGATCCCGATGGTCAAAAGATCTATGACCTGTTATCTTTAAGATATTGGGCCGATTCAACCTTTTTTGAAAATTTTATTTGTGAGCGGGCTTGGGATTTTTCAGCTTCCCTTCCGAAGCATGAGATGGATTTGCCACCAGGAATGGAAATCAGGCTAGGCATAAACCTCCTCGCAGGCAGGCCAATAATGGCCCATCTAGTAGATAAAAGCAAAGGAGCTTCCGATCTTTGGGTGAAACTCGACAACAATAGACCACCAGACGATCCGCACGTGTATTTTACGGGTGTTACTAAGGACGAGGTGGGCGCATTGGTATTTTCCCTCCCGCTTATGCCCGATCTGGAAAGAGGCATCATTACAGATCTTATATCAGGAGAACGGGTAAAGACTCAACATAAAAACGGCCGCCCTTTACTTATCGAAGCGGATCCACAGAACAAAACACTGAAGATATTCTCCGTTGATGGAAGACTTATTCCGGTCAATATCCATTTCGATCCGGACTGGCAGCCACCGTCCTATTTGGTAGAGCATAGTAAAAAAGAGCGTGATCATTTGTCCGCGGGTGCGATGAAAAAGAAGCCTGACACCAGTAGCAACCTACGCCTCTGACAAATTATCTTGCCATTTTCTGTCATCATTAATTTGCATTCCAGCCTCTCCAACTAGTCCCGAAACTTTAATGCGCTGCCAGAAAAGCAGCTGCTGGAACCGGCGATCCGGCTCAGGAAAGCGCTTTCGGCACAAATTTCATTAGGTCTGGGTGACCCGGCAAGATGTAGGAATGTATACATTCCATCTTGCCCTCCGCTTCGTTCCCGGGCGGAGGGGGAAATGGCCTTCGGAGTCGGCCATTTTGTCACCCTGCTCATCAAACAGTATCTGGGTATATGGAAAGGGTGAAAAAGAGAAAAGGTCTGCAGCTTCCGCATGTTATTCCCATCCGGATAAGCGAGGAAAAATACCGGGAGCTTTCCGGTTTATTACAGCAAAGCCATTGCCGTTCTATGAGTGAGCTGCTCCGGAAAATTATTGATAATCGTAAGATTATCGTTGGGAATGTGGACCAGGGTAACCGGTTAATGCTGGAAGAGCTGGCGCTGATAAGAAAGGAAGTCCTGGCCATTGGTGTCAATATTAATCAGGCAACCCGCCGTGTGAATTCGGAAAGACTGCCGGCAGATCGCCTCGGCCATGCACTTGAGATCGTCCGTTTATTTCAGCAGGCGGATGAGCGGATAAGCCGGTTGTTTACCCTGATGGCTAAACTTTCGGAACGATGGTAGCTAAGATCGTCTGTGGCAAAAGCATTCGGAAGGCGCTGTACTATAATGAGCATAAAGTGGGATTGGGTGATGCCGTACTGCTACACTCCGGCGGGTACCTGCAGGACACAGCCACAATTTCCTTCAAGCAGAAGCTACAACGCTTTACGGATCTTACCCGGCTCAACGAACGGACAAAGACCAATGCCGTACATATCTCGCTCAACTTTTCGCCGGCAGATATGCTCGATGCTGATAGGCTGCGGAGTATTGCTGATGAGTATCTGCAGCTTATTGGTTGGGGAGAGCAGCCGTTCCTGTTATATCAACACATGGATGCCGGGCATCCGCATGTCCATATCGTCACCACCAATATCAACCGTTACGGAGAGCGTATCGAAACCCATAACATCGGTAGGATCCAATCGGAACGGGCCCGCAAACATATCGAGGAAAGCTTCGGCCTGGTGAAGGCCGAAGACCAGAAGAAAGAGCCGTATACATCCCTACAGCCTATAGATATCAACCAGGTCAGTTATGGGAAGCAGCCGACCAAAGCAGCGATTTCCAGGGTGGTCCGCGAGGTGGTGGCCACCTATAAGTTCTCGTCATTCCAGGAGTTCAATGCGCTGCTCTCCCAGTTCAATGTGTATGCCGACCGGGGAAAAGAGAATAGCCTGATGTACCGTAACGGAGGAATACAGTACCGCCTTCTGGATGATCATGGTAGTATTGCCGGCGTCCCGATAAAGGCCAGCAGCATCTTTACCAGCCCAACCCTGGTTAACCTGGAAAAGCTATATCCGGGCTATAAAATGGAGCGAAAGCCATACGGCGAACGGATAAAGCACCTGGTGTCAAAAGCGTTGATTACCGCCACTACCATGGAATCACTGCAGCAACAGCTCAGGGAAAAAGGCATTCGGCTATTGTTATACAGGAACACCGAAGGAAAAGTCTACGGCATGTCCCTCATCGACAACGCCACCCGGTGTATTTTCAAAGCGTCCGACCTCGGAAAGGATTTCAGCGCTGCGAAGGTGATGGAAAAGCTGGAAAGCTTTGGCGGTACTGATCAAAATACAGCGGACAACCAGCCACCAAAATTTACCAAAGAGCAAGCCCCCACTCAGTTTCCGGCCCAAGCAGCCGCTGTATTCTTTTCGCTTTGGGATGACCTTACCAGCGACGAGCATACGGAAAGCAGCACCGGCACTTTACGAAGAAAAAGGAAAATCCTAGGCTTATAGTAGCCTGTGGAAACAATGATCACAACTAAAGAGGGGCTTATGAATACAGGAGAGAACGCCGAGGCGCTCAGAAAGATCACGGACCTGGTCCGAAAATCCAGCATTGTTATCCTGGGCCTGCATTTCTATTATTACTGCTATCAGGCATTTATCATCTGGGGGTTTACGTATAAGATAACGGAGCAGGTCCTGGCAGGTATTGCCGGTACCGGATTATTCCGAAATTTCTTTATTTCTAAGTTTTTCTCATTGGGCCTGCTGGTTGTATCGCTGGTGGGCATCATGGGGAAAAAGAATGAAAAGCTGACGGTACCCGCCGCCCTGCGGCCACTGATCATCGGCCTTGTCGTATTTGGTCTTAGCCATATATTGCTTAAACTGGATGCTTCTGTCCAGGTGCTGGCCGGTTTATATATGATCATAACCAGCCTGGGATTCCTGCTCATCCTTCATGGCGGGACCTTGCTGACACGGCTCCTGAAAGACAAACTGCAAGGAGACATCTTCAATAAGCTACAGGAAACCTTCCCGCAGGAAGAGCGGCTACTGGAAAATGAATACAGTATCAACCTGCCGGCGAAATACAATTTCAAGGGAAAAGTTCACAACAGTTATATTAATCTGATCAACCCCTTCCGGGGGTCCCTTCTGTGCGGGACCCCCGGATCCGGGCGAAGAAAATAGAGAGAAATAAGGAAAGAGCTACTTCGTGGTGCGCCACGTCATCACGCAACATATCCAGAAGGGTTTCTCGATGTTCGTGTACGATTTCAAGTTCCCGGACCTATCGCTGATCGCCTACAATACATTCCTTAAAAACAAACACGCCTATAAGAAAGTACCGAAGTTCTATACCATAAACTTCGACGATCTCTCGCGCTCGCACCGCTGCAATCCGCTGGATCCTGCAAGCATGACCGATATCACGGATGCCACGGAGAGCTCCCGGACGATCATGCTGGGGCTCAACAGGGAATGGATCCGTAAGGCGGGCGATTTTTTTGTGGAATCACCCATAAATTTTCTCACGGGCATAATCTGGTTTTTAAAGAAGTATAAGTCTGGCAGGTACTGCACGCTGCCGCATTGCATCGAGCTGATGCAGATGCCCTATGACCAGCTTTTCCCTGTGCTACGTACCGAGCCTGAGATCGAGGTACTGATCAATCCTTTCGTTCTCGCCTATATCAACGGCGCCATGGAGCAGCTGGAGGGTCAGATAGCCAGTGCAAAGATAACGCTGGCAAGGCTTTCAAGCCCACAGTTGTACTATGTGATCTCCGGCAATGAGTTCGCGTTGGATATTAATAATCCTGACGACCCGAAGATACTCTGCATGGGCAACAACCCGCAGAAGCTCCAGGTATACGGGCCGGTGCTTTCACTGTTTGTTACCAGGATGCTTAAGCTGGTCAATCAGAAAGGAAAGCTCAAATCCAGCCTGGTTATCGATGAGCTGCCCACTATTTATATCGGCGGCCAATCGGGTGTCGAAGCTACCATAGCATCTGCGAGATCCAATCTGGTCAGCACTTTTCTGGCAGTACAGGACATCAGCCAGCTCAAGAAGGATTATGGTAAGGAGATTGCCGATGTAATCTTCGGAATCGTCGGCAATATTATATCTGGGCAGGTAGGTGGTGATACTGCGAAAGCCCTATCTGAAAGGTTTGGCCGCATCATGCAGCAACGTGAGAGCTATTCCATCAACAGTTCCGAGACATCAGTCAGCAAATCGACGCAGCTGGAAGCGGCGATCCCCGCTTCGACCATCTCCTCCCTGAGCTCAGGAGAATTCGTGGGAAGCGTCGCTGATAATCCCGACATGAAGATAGTACTTAAGAATTTTCATTGCGAGATTCAAAATGATCATGCAGCTATTGCAGCTGAAGAAAAGAGCTACATACCGGTCCCCAAGGTTCGGGACATAACGCAGGCGGAGATCGATGCCAATTACGCAGCCATTAAGGGAGATGTTGTCCAGCTCATCGAGGATGTGATGGAGCATATTTACAATACGCCGGAGCTGACACATCTGCTGATTGCACGGGAATAGAATCCTGTCA
This sequence is a window from Chitinophaga varians. Protein-coding genes within it:
- a CDS encoding relaxase/mobilization nuclease domain-containing protein → MVAKIVCGKSIRKALYYNEHKVGLGDAVLLHSGGYLQDTATISFKQKLQRFTDLTRLNERTKTNAVHISLNFSPADMLDADRLRSIADEYLQLIGWGEQPFLLYQHMDAGHPHVHIVTTNINRYGERIETHNIGRIQSERARKHIEESFGLVKAEDQKKEPYTSLQPIDINQVSYGKQPTKAAISRVVREVVATYKFSSFQEFNALLSQFNVYADRGKENSLMYRNGGIQYRLLDDHGSIAGVPIKASSIFTSPTLVNLEKLYPGYKMERKPYGERIKHLVSKALITATTMESLQQQLREKGIRLLLYRNTEGKVYGMSLIDNATRCIFKASDLGKDFSAAKVMEKLESFGGTDQNTADNQPPKFTKEQAPTQFPAQAAAVFFSLWDDLTSDEHTESSTGTLRRKRKILGL
- a CDS encoding DNA cytosine methyltransferase encodes the protein MESKLIRHGSLFSGIGGFDLAANWCGWETAFHCEVDDFCRKVLHYYWPHAVAIGNIADHDWKKWRGKVDILSGGWPCQKYSVAGSRIGSEPLKEVLLDVVDAIRPAWAVLENVFGFITGKFAQEHDLLCQRLEAMGYEVQTLCIDAASCGVPTMERHVWIVAAATGQRRTRRSQQSIPDLTGAPFLFQRGDPGMFDRWTLPENRVCDLGEGIPDGLDIETIQAKAWHTQSLKAIGNAIVPQIAYYLFSAINETIKKK
- a CDS encoding YWFCY domain-containing protein, coding for MNTGENAEALRKITDLVRKSSIVILGLHFYYYCYQAFIIWGFTYKITEQVLAGIAGTGLFRNFFISKFFSLGLLVVSLVGIMGKKNEKLTVPAALRPLIIGLVVFGLSHILLKLDASVQVLAGLYMIITSLGFLLILHGGTLLTRLLKDKLQGDIFNKLQETFPQEERLLENEYSINLPAKYNFKGKVHNSYINLINPFRGSLLCGTPGSGRRK
- a CDS encoding plasmid mobilization relaxosome protein MobC; amino-acid sequence: MERVKKRKGLQLPHVIPIRISEEKYRELSGLLQQSHCRSMSELLRKIIDNRKIIVGNVDQGNRLMLEELALIRKEVLAIGVNINQATRRVNSERLPADRLGHALEIVRLFQQADERISRLFTLMAKLSERW
- a CDS encoding type IV secretory system conjugative DNA transfer family protein, which translates into the protein MVRHVITQHIQKGFSMFVYDFKFPDLSLIAYNTFLKNKHAYKKVPKFYTINFDDLSRSHRCNPLDPASMTDITDATESSRTIMLGLNREWIRKAGDFFVESPINFLTGIIWFLKKYKSGRYCTLPHCIELMQMPYDQLFPVLRTEPEIEVLINPFVLAYINGAMEQLEGQIASAKITLARLSSPQLYYVISGNEFALDINNPDDPKILCMGNNPQKLQVYGPVLSLFVTRMLKLVNQKGKLKSSLVIDELPTIYIGGQSGVEATIASARSNLVSTFLAVQDISQLKKDYGKEIADVIFGIVGNIISGQVGGDTAKALSERFGRIMQQRESYSINSSETSVSKSTQLEAAIPASTISSLSSGEFVGSVADNPDMKIVLKNFHCEIQNDHAAIAAEEKSYIPVPKVRDITQAEIDANYAAIKGDVVQLIEDVMEHIYNTPELTHLLIARE